Sequence from the Janthinobacterium lividum genome:
CAGCGTCGCCTTTCGGCGCCGGTACGATAGAGTGCAAGAATGAATTAAAGAGCGGAGCGGTGCCGAAGTGGTTAAAATCCCGGCCTGGAGTCAGCGTTTTGTGACTCCGTTTCCCGAAATTTCCTGTATCGATACCGCGCAATAGCGCTATTTTAAATGAATCTGCCCGAAATCAACACGTCTCTTTTCAAACGCCTGCGATTTATTCTTGTCGAAACTAGTCGCTCTGGCAACATTGGCGCCGTCGCGCGGGCCATGAAAACGATGGGTTTTTCCGATCTGGTACTGGTCAATCCCCGCTTTCCCGATGCCTTGACGGACGCGGAAGCGGTGGCCTTCGCCAGCGGCGCGCAGGATATCCTGTCGGGCGCGCGCATCGTCGGCTCGATCGCCGAGGCGCTCGAAGGCTGCAATTACGCGGCGGCCGTCTCAGCCCGCCTGCGCGAATTTTCTCCGCCCGTCACGGCCCCGCGCGCCATCGCGGCCCAACTGGCGGCCAGCGAAGACTTGCACGCGGCCGTCATCTTCGGCAACGAGCGCTTCGGCTTGCCCAACGAGATCGTCGAGCAGTGCAATGTGCTGATCAACATCCCCGCCAACCCCGAGTATTCCTCGCTGAACCTGTCGCAGGCGGCGCAGGTCGTCGCCTATGAATGCCGCGTGGCGGCCCTCGGCGATGGGCAGATCGCCAGTCCCGTCGGTTTCCATGGCGACGCGGCCAGCCTGGCGCAGGTCGACGGCATGTACGCACATCTGGAACAGGCGCTGGTGGCCATCGACTTCCTCGACGCGGACAACCCGAAAAAACTCATGCCAAGGCTGAAACGCCTGTTTTCGCGCACGGGGCTGGAAACGGAAGAAGTCAATATCCTGCGCGGCATCGCGCGGCATATCCTGGCGGTAGCGAAAAAAGGCCCATGATAGAGACCCGGCTGCTGCGCCAGTTCATCGCCGTCGCCGAGGAACTCAATTTCCGCCGCGCGGCCGAGCGGCTGCACATGGCGCAGCCGCCGTTGTCGCAGGCGATATTGCGGCTGGAAGAAGCGCTCGGCTATCCCGTATTCGAGCGCACGAACCGCAAGGTCAGCCTGACGCCTGCCGGCATGGCTTTCCTGGCCACGGCGCGCCAGGTGCTGGCCAGCCTGGAAGAGGGCGTGGCGGCCACGCGCCGGGTGGCGCAGGGCATCGAGGGCCACTTGCGCTTGAGCTTTATCCACATCACGCCGTATGCCCACGTATTGAATGCCTTGCGCGCGTTTCGCGCCGCTTCACCCGCCGTGCAGTTCACCTTGCGCGAAGCGTCGACGCAGCAGCAGGTCGAGTGGCTGGAAAGAGGCGAGGTCGATATCGCCCTGCTGCGCGCGCCGGGACGCAGCACGCCGGGCTTGCGCTTCGAGCGCCTGTCCGGCGAAGACATCGTGATCGCGCTGCCATCCGGCCACCGCTGCGCGGGGCTGACGCGCGTGGACCTGGCGGACCTGGCCGGTGACGATTTCGTCGCCTCGCCGCGCGAGCTGGGCCAGGGTTTCCACGACCAGCTGGCCAGCCTGTGCCTGCACGCGGGCTTCGTGCCGCACGTGGCGCAGCAGGCGCGCCGTTTGCAAACGGTGCTGGGACTGGTGGCGGCCGGCTTCGGCGTGGCCCTGCTGCCGGCCAGCCTGGCCGCCTGCGCGCCAGCGGGCGTCGTCATGCTGCCGCTGCACAGCGATGCGCCCGAACCGTTGCGCCAGCTTGACCTGTACATGGCATGGGATCCGCAGCGCACGTCTCCCGTGCGCGAGCGGCTGCTGGCGCAACTGCGGCACTTTTCCGTCTATTGAGACTTTCAAAGTCTCGTTTTAAGATAAATAAGATATTTTACAGATGGTGAACGAGGGGCCAGCATGGCGTTTTGATTGTCAGGAACTGCCATGTCCACCATGTCCTCGCGCACAGTGCTGCCGTCCGCCACGCTGCCACTTTCCATTTACCTGCTCTCCCTGTGCAGCTTTGCCTTCGGCTTGTGCGAATTCATCGCCGCCGGCCTGTTGACCCCCATGGCGCGCGACTTGCACGCCAGCGTGGCGGCGGCCGGCGGCGCCATCGCCGCGTATGCGCTGGGGGCGGCCATCGGCGCGCCCATCCTGACGGCCATGCTGGCGCGCCGGCCCGTGCGCCAGGTGCTGGTGGCCACCATGCTCGTGCTGGCGGCCGGCAGCGTGGCCATGGCGGCCGCGCCAGCGCTGGGCGCGCTGCTGGGGGTGCGCTTTGCCGTCGGCCTCGCGCATGGCGTGTTCATGGCGGTGGCGTCGCATGCGGCCACCAGCCTGGTCGACCCGTCCCGCGCGGGACGGGCGCTGTCCATCGTCTGGCTGGGCCTGACCCTGGCGCTGGCCGGCGGCGTGCCGCTGGGGACGTGGCTGGGCGCCGTCTCGTCATGGCGCTGGGTTTTCGCGGCCATCGGCGTGCTGGCCCTGTGCGGCGGCGCCGGCCTGCGCTTGGCCATGCCGGCCGCGCGCCAGCAGGCCGCCGCCGCATCAGCGCTGGCCAGCCTGCGCGCCATCCTGCAACCGCCGCTGCTGATGGCGGCCGGCGTGGCGGCGCTGGTCAGCGTGGCTACCTTCAGCTTTTTCACGTATGTCTCGCCCTTCCTGCTGCAGCTGGGCAGGCTCG
This genomic interval carries:
- a CDS encoding RNA methyltransferase, coding for MNLPEINTSLFKRLRFILVETSRSGNIGAVARAMKTMGFSDLVLVNPRFPDALTDAEAVAFASGAQDILSGARIVGSIAEALEGCNYAAAVSARLREFSPPVTAPRAIAAQLAASEDLHAAVIFGNERFGLPNEIVEQCNVLINIPANPEYSSLNLSQAAQVVAYECRVAALGDGQIASPVGFHGDAASLAQVDGMYAHLEQALVAIDFLDADNPKKLMPRLKRLFSRTGLETEEVNILRGIARHILAVAKKGP
- a CDS encoding LysR substrate-binding domain-containing protein, producing the protein MIETRLLRQFIAVAEELNFRRAAERLHMAQPPLSQAILRLEEALGYPVFERTNRKVSLTPAGMAFLATARQVLASLEEGVAATRRVAQGIEGHLRLSFIHITPYAHVLNALRAFRAASPAVQFTLREASTQQQVEWLERGEVDIALLRAPGRSTPGLRFERLSGEDIVIALPSGHRCAGLTRVDLADLAGDDFVASPRELGQGFHDQLASLCLHAGFVPHVAQQARRLQTVLGLVAAGFGVALLPASLAACAPAGVVMLPLHSDAPEPLRQLDLYMAWDPQRTSPVRERLLAQLRHFSVY
- a CDS encoding MFS transporter, translating into MSTMSSRTVLPSATLPLSIYLLSLCSFAFGLCEFIAAGLLTPMARDLHASVAAAGGAIAAYALGAAIGAPILTAMLARRPVRQVLVATMLVLAAGSVAMAAAPALGALLGVRFAVGLAHGVFMAVASHAATSLVDPSRAGRALSIVWLGLTLALAGGVPLGTWLGAVSSWRWVFAAIGVLALCGGAGLRLAMPAARQQAAAASALASLRAILQPPLLMAAGVAALVSVATFSFFTYVSPFLLQLGRLDAGWLGAAMLCFGVCAIGGNLLGGWCADRPHALRATVLALAALALNLLGFYLLRAQPVAMLALCGTLGLLFFALVTLSTMRLLRLAQRHCPGSDAVAAGLNIAAFNAGTAFGGALGGALIVAFGLPSIAIGGALAALLAMLLLWFQA